A stretch of the Medicago truncatula cultivar Jemalong A17 chromosome 5, MtrunA17r5.0-ANR, whole genome shotgun sequence genome encodes the following:
- the LOC11431792 gene encoding receptor-like protein 9DC3 encodes MCGLYLRLVRVHIVEHRHSLKGLNLLKNGIKSTIPQSLSKLRNLEWSDLSRNQLTGEIPVTLTNLNFLSVLNLSQNHHEGIIPAGQQFGTFGNDSYEGNTMLCGYPLSKPCKNEEDLPPYSTTDDQEESGFGWKAVVIGYGCGAIFGLLLGYNLFFFTGKPE; translated from the coding sequence ATGTGTGGTCTATATTTAAGATTGGTTAGAGTGCATATTGTCGAACATCGACATTCTCTTAAAGGCCTTAACCTCTTAAAAAATGGAATCAAAAGTACCATTCCACAATCTTTGAGTAAATTGAGAAATTTAGAGTGGTCGGACCTCTCAAGAAACCAATTGACCGGTGAAATTCCCGTGACTTTGACAAATTTGAATTTCCTCTCTGTCTTAAAcctttcacaaaaccaccatgAGGGAATCATACCTGCAGGTCAACAGTTTGGTACATTTGGAAATGATTCCTATGAAGGGAATACAATGTTATGTGGATATCCATTGTCTAAGCCATGCAAAAATGAGGAAGATCTTCCACCATATTCAACAACTGATGATCAAGAGGAATCAGGATTTGGCTGGAAAGCTGTGGTGATCGGATATGGATGTGGGGCAATATTCGGGTTGCTATTGGGATATAATCTATTCTTCTTCACTGGAAAACCTGAATGA
- the LOC11431793 gene encoding chitin elicitor receptor kinase 1, whose amino-acid sequence MDAELLQRYNPGVNFSQGSGLVFIPGKDKNGVYVPLPHEKAGLAFKHIRESAILIPICFWHVSLSLNFYLYKQVI is encoded by the exons ATGGATGCTGAGTTGCTGCAGAGGTACAACCCAGGTGTGAATTTCAGCCAAGGAAGTGGTCTGGTTTTTATTCCAGGGAAAg ATAAAAATGGAGTTTATGTTCCCTTGCCCCACGA AAAAGCAGGTTTGGCCTTCAAACATATCAGAGAATCAGCCATATTGATTCCTATTTGTTTTTGGCATGTCTCTCTGAGCTTAAATTTCTATCTATATAAGCAGGTCATTTAG